A segment of the Campylobacter anatolicus genome:
TATCAGACTATGGATACTTTGGCGTCTTTGGCGTTTGGCATCATTGTTATAAATGCCATAAGAGCGGTCGGTATAAAAGATGAGGATCATTTAGTTGGCTCAACTATAAAAGCTGGTATAATGGCTGGCATCATTCTTATGCTTATATATCTTATGCTTGGCTATTTGGGTGCGACCTCAGCTAGTTTGTTTAAAGACACTGCTATAAATGGTGCTGAATTGCTATCTCGTATAAGCGACCATTACTTTGGTGGTGCAGGTGTAATAATACTTGGCTCCGCGTTTTTCCTAGCGTGTTTAACCACAACTTTGGGACTTATTACCTCGGCTGGCGAGTATTTTGTAGAGCTAACTAATGGCAGAGTAAGATATAAAGTGTGGGTTATTTTATGGTGTGTTATCGGCTTTGGTGTAGCAAATTTTGGACTTACAACCATTATAAAAGGTAGTATTCCAGTGCTGGTTGCTATATATCCTGTAGCTATTATATTAGTTATTTTATCTTTGATAAATCATTTAATAGATTCAAACAAGATAATTTACCGTGCGTGTGTCTATACTTGCGTGATTATCGGTATAGTAAATGGACTTGATATCATAGGTGTAAATATCCCACTTTTGACAAATTTTATCAAAACTTTTCCGTTTTATGACTCTATGCTTGGCTGGATTGTGCCTAGTATAGTGGCTTTTGCGTTAAGTTATGTGTATTATTTTGTGCTTGATAAAAAAGAGGGAAGCTATTAAATTTATTTTGCCACTCTATATTTGAGTGGCACTTGCTTTTTTATCTTTTTAAAACTCCCAAATATATCGCAAACATCGTAATGCCAGCACCAATCCACTGAGCTAAACTTATAAGTTTAGCTAGTAAAAATGCGTCTATAAAAAGTGCAGCGATAGGTTCACTTAGTAGCAAAATTCCAGTTAAGCTAAGTGATATAAGAGGCACCGAGTAAGCGATAAGTCCCCACGCTATGCACTGCATAACTGAACCATAAATAAAAACAAGTGAAATTTCAGTAAAATTTTGTGGGAAAAATCGGTGTGAGTTAATAGCGATGGCTATTGGCAAAAGCG
Coding sequences within it:
- a CDS encoding EamA family transporter, which translates into the protein MFALFLAFFGITLIALPEFKTNINASWGFISGIVSGIFLSLSMLCIKKIGEHEKTNIFSLMFLLSFGGAISLLPIAIAINSHRFFPQNFTEISLVFIYGSVMQCIAWGLIAYSVPLISLSLTGILLLSEPIAALFIDAFLLAKLISLAQWIGAGITMFAIYLGVLKR
- the brnQ gene encoding branched-chain amino acid transport system II carrier protein yields the protein MRENKLSRSQFMTISLTLFAMYFGAGNFIFPPNLGKEAGDHFYIAILFFCATAVLIPVLGVAGIARAKGLRNLVDRVDPIFAIVFIVLLYLTIGPLFAIPRAANMPFDIAIKPFINLDNLQIYLMVYSALYFALNYYLCMNPSRLVKLLGRYLTPILLVLILLLFGAGFLFPIGEFVAATGDYAAHPAAKGFVEGYQTMDTLASLAFGIIVINAIRAVGIKDEDHLVGSTIKAGIMAGIILMLIYLMLGYLGATSASLFKDTAINGAELLSRISDHYFGGAGVIILGSAFFLACLTTTLGLITSAGEYFVELTNGRVRYKVWVILWCVIGFGVANFGLTTIIKGSIPVLVAIYPVAIILVILSLINHLIDSNKIIYRACVYTCVIIGIVNGLDIIGVNIPLLTNFIKTFPFYDSMLGWIVPSIVAFALSYVYYFVLDKKEGSY